In the Hymenobacter tibetensis genome, CCAACGAAAAGGCGGGCCTGACCATCTTCCAAGACGAGAAGCACTTCTACTACCTCTGCAAGTCGGTAGACAATGGCAAGCCGATGCTGCAGCTCTTCAAAAGCACCGCCGATGCCAAGCAACCGGAACTGCTGGCCCAGGCGCCGCTTAAGTCGGCTACGGCTAGCGTGCAGCTGCGCATCCAGGCCCAGGGCGACGCTTACACTTTCGGCTTCTCGGAGAATGGCAAGACGTGGACGGTGCTCAAAGACAAGGTCGATGGCAAGTTCCTGAGCACGCAAGTGGCGGGCGGCTTCATCGGCTGTGTGTTTGGGATGTACGCCACTTCTTCGGGCCAGCCCACGACTAACACGGCTGCCTTTAAGTGGCTCAAGTACGAAGGCAACGACCCTGTGTACAAGAAGTAAGGTCCTGGCCGCTCGCGGCTAGGAGCCCGCATTGTCCCTTTCTTTCCACCCCATGTGCTGCTTTATATCCCGCCGACTGCCGCGGCGGGAATATGGCGCACTTTTTCATTATCCATGAAAAAGTTTGCATGCCTACTTGCCCTAGCGGCAGTTGCGGCCCTGGCAACCCCTGCAGCAGCCCAGACTGCGGCCGCTGGCAAGCCCATCAGCCCCGATTTGTTTGGTATCTTCTTCGAGGATATCAACTACGCGGCCGACGGTGGCCTCTACGCCGAGCTGATACAAAACCGCTCCTTCGAATACGCCCCCGGCGACCACGAAGGCTGGAACCCGCTCACTAGTTGGGAGTTCCTCCGGGAAGGCTTCGCCACAGGCAGCCTGTCGGTGGAAACCGCGGCGCCCCTGCACGCCGATAATCCGCACTACGTGCAGCTGCGGGTAGAAACGCCGTTTCAGAAGGGGGCAGGGCTCAAAAACGTAGGGTTTGATGGCATACCGCTGAAGGCGGGTGAGAAGTACGACTTTTCGGTGTGGGCGCGCGTGAAATCAGCGGCGGCTGTGCCGTTACTAGTGCAACTGCGCGACCCGAAAGGCGCGGTGCTGGCCGAAACCACGTTGTCGGCCCAAGCGGGGGAATGGCAGCAGTTCCGCGCCACCCTTACCCCCCGCACCACGGAAGCCACTGCTAGTCTGGTAGTATTGGCCACTGGCAAGGGCGTGGTCGATTTAGACATGCTCTCGTTGTTTCCGCAAAAAACGTTTCGCAACCGCCCCAACGGTTTGCGGGCCGATTTAGCGCAAGCCATTGCCGACCTCCACCCGAAGTTTGTTCGCTTTCCGGGTGGCTGCTTGGCCCACGGCGACGGGCTGGATAATATCTACGACTGGAAAAAAACCGTGGGGCCGCTGGAGCAGCGGAAGGGCCAGCGTAACATCTGGAACTACCACCAAACGGCGGGCCTCGGCTACTTCGAGTATTTTCAGTTTTGCGAAGACATCGGGGCCAAGCCGTTGCCGGTAGTGGCTGCGGGCGTGAGTTGCCAAAACTCGGGCGGCACCTGGAAGATTGGTGGCACTGGCCAGCAGTGTGTGCCTATAGCTGACATGGAAGCTTACACGCAAGACGTGCTGGATTTAATAGAATACGCCAATGGTCCGGTTAGCTCACCCTGGGGTGCCAAGCGGGCTGCTGCGGGCCACCCCAAGCCGTTTGGGCTCACCTACATCGGCATCGGCAACGAAGACAAGCAGACCCCCGAGTTTCGGAAGCGGTTCAAGCTGCTCTATGACGCCATGCGCCGGCAACACCCCGAAATCACCATCATTGGTACCGTGGGGCCCGGTCCGAAAGGCGAGGATTACGACCTAGGCTGGGCCTTCGCCAACCAGCTGAACGTGCCGATGGTAGACGAGCACTACTACGAAACGCCCCGGTGGTTTATGACCAACAACCAGCGCTACGATCGTTACGACCGCAGCAAGGCCAAGGTGTACGTAGGCGAATATGCCTCTTGGGGCAACACGCTGTACCACGCCCTGGCCGAGGCGGCCTACATGACGTCGTTGGAGCGTAACGGCGACGTGGTTCAGCTAGCCTCCTACGCCCCCCTGCTGGCTAAAGAAGGCCACACCCAGTGGAAAACCGACCTGATCTACTTCACCAATACCACCATAGCGCCCTCCGTCAACTACTACGTGCAGCAGCTTTTCGGCCAGAACCAGGGCGACACCTACCACACCGGGGTGGTGACGCTGCCCCCCGGTGCCATTGCCGACACCACCGTCGCGGCCTCCTGCGTGCGTGACGCTAAGTCCGGCGACATCATCCTGAAGCTGGTGAATACGGTGGCTAGCCCCCAGCGCTTTACTGTGGATTTGACGCGCTTTGCTGGGTTGAAAACCGCTGCCACCCAGACAGTTTTCACGGGGCCAAAGGATGCCACCAACTCCTTCGCTAGCCCGCGAACCGTTGTGCCCAAGGCCGCTGCCTACAAGGCCGCCAAGCGCTTTACATACACCGCCGCGCCGTACTCGCTCACCGTGATTCGGGTACGAGGAAAGGGGTAAAGTTACCGCGCCACTTCCCCACACCCATTTCTTACTTCGTTAATTATCATGCGTTTGTCTTTCTTTTTTGGCGCGTTTATGCTTGCTGCTACTGCTACCCAGGCCGCTTCGCCTATCCGCATCAATAGCCCCGATGGAGCCGTGCAAGTGACGGTAGATGTAACCGCCCAGGGGCAGCCCACCTACGCCGTGCGCTACCGCCAGGCCGAGCTGCTGCGGCCTTCGCACTTAGGGCTCCGCCTAGCTAGTGCCGACCTCACGCAGGGCCTCAAACTAACGCAGGCCGATAAGGTAACTGCCGTAGCCGACGACTACCAACTGGCCACCGACAAGCGCGCTGCCTGCCGCTACCGGGCCAACCGCCGCGTGGTGCACTTCGCGGGGCGGGCAGGAGCGCCTACCCTGAGCGTGGTGTTTCAGGTGTCGAACGATGGAGTGGCGTTTCAGTATCTTATTGAAGGCAAAAGCGCCGACGTGCAGCGCATCACGGCCGAAAACACCACGTTTCATCTGCCGGCCGGGGCCAAGGGTTGGCTGCACCCGCACGCCAAGGCTCAGACTGGCTTTGCCAACACGCAGCCCTCGTACGAGGAGAATTATCAGCGCGGCATCGCGGCGGGTACGCCGTCTACCATCGGGCAGGGGTGGTCGTTTCCGGCCTTGTTTCAAACCAACAGGCATTGGGTGATGCTGACTGAGGCGGGCATGGACCGCACCTACTGCGGCACCCACCTCGCCCACGAGTCGCCCGATGCCGAGTACGCCGTGGCCTTCCCGCAGCCACCCGAAAAAACCACGCCCGACGCGGCCCTGCTACCCGAAAGCCGCCTGCCGTGGCGCACGCCCTGGCGCGTAGTAGTGGTAGGCAACTCGCTGGCGCCCATCGTGGAATCGACGCTGACGACCGACCTGAGCGCGCCCGCTAAAACGCCCGTGCTCACCGACGCGCCCGGCAAATCGTCGTGGTCGTGGGTGCTAATGGGCGACCAAAACACCACTTACGACGTGCAGCGCCGCTTCATCGACTACGCCGCCACCATGGGCTGGCGTTACTGCCTGGTCGATGCGCTCTGGGACAAGCAGATAGGCTACGACAAAACGCAGGAGCTAGCGCAGTATGCACGCTCCAAAAACGTGGGCCTACTGGTGTGGTACAACTCGAACGGTAGTTGGAACCAGGCGCCGCAAACGCCAACCAACGTGCTTTTTGAGCCCGAAAGCCGACGCAAGGAGTTTGCCCGCATCAAGCAAATGGGCGTGGCCGGGGTGAAAATCGACTTCTTCGGGGGTGATGGGCAGTCGTTTATGAACTACTACCAGGACATCCTGACGGATGCCGCCCAGGTGGGTCTGCTGGTGAATTTTCACGGCGCTACCCTGCCCAGGGGCTGGAACCGCACCTACCCCAACCTGATGACCATGGAAGCCGTGAAGGGCTTCGAGTTCCTGACCTTCGACCAGCGCAACACCGACCAAGAAGCTACCCACTGCGCCACATTGCTCTTCACCCGCAACGCCGTAGGCCCGATGGACTTCACGCCCATGGCCTTTTCGGAGATTCGGGGCAAGGAGCGCCGCACGTCCAATGCGTTTGAGTTGGCTTTGTCGGTGCTGTTTCAGTCGGGCATTCAGCACTACGCCGAGGTACCCGAGGGCATGGCGGCGCAACCCGCCTACGTGCAAGACTTCGTGAAAAAGCTCCCCCCCCGCTGGGCCGATGTGAAGCTGGTAGACGGCTTCCCCGGCGAGTACGCAGTACTCGCCCGCCAGGCGCCTGGCGGCGCGTGGTACGTGGCCGGCATCAACGCCACCGACGCGCCCAAAACCATTCAGGTTGACCTCGGCAAATTAGGCCTCAAAAGCGGCACGCTCATCACCGACGGCGATACCAACCGCAGCTTCAGCACGCGGGCCGTGGCGGGCAACACCGTCAGTGTGACGCTACCCGCACGGGGCGGCTTCGTGGTACAGCCCTAGGTCCTCCCAGCCATTCTCCCCACCCCTTACCGAGCGGCAAACCCGTGCGAAATACCGCCCCGCTGCCCCTTGTCTCCACCTTATGAACGCACGCTTTTCTTTCCTTCTCCGCAGCCGAATCAGCTTGCTGCTGCTTGGCCTGCAATGCGCTGGCCTAGGTAGCGCAACTGCCCAGCGCGCTCCCAAACCCAAACCGGCGCCCATCACGCAGAAAGGGGCTTTTTACACCGGTAAGTACCCTAGCTTGCTGCGAGAGGCGGGCTATAGCCAAGCCGCCATCGACCAAAAAGTAGCGCAAGCCTACCACGACGTATTTGAAGGCCCTAACAAGGTGTACTTCGAGGTGAGCGACTCGATGGCCTACGTGTCGGACGTGAAAAACCACGATGCCCGCACCGAAGGCATGTCATATGGGATGATGGTGGCCGTGCAACTCAACAAAAAAGAGGTGTTTGACCGCCTCTGGCGCTGGTCGAAGAAGAACTTGCAGCACCAAAGCGGGCCGCTGGAAGGCTACTTCGCCTGGAGTTTCAGCACCACCACGATGAAGCTCAATTCGGAGGGCCCCGCTTCGGATGGGGAATTGTATTTCGTTACGAGCCTGCTGTTTGCGTCCAACCGCTGGGGCAATACTACCGGCATCAATTACTATAAGGAAGCTCGCCGCATCCTGGATGCTTCGTGGAAAAAAGACGGCACTGGCGGCGTCCGTAACCTCTTCAACACCCAACACAAGCAGATAACCTTCGTGCCGGTGGGGGATATGTATAACTGGACGGACCCTTCGTACCACGTGCCGGCTTTCCTGGAAGTGTGGGCGACCTACGCCAAGGACGGGCACGAGCAGTTTTATCGGACCTGCGCCGATACGTCACGGGCGTTTTTGCACCGGGCGTGCGCCGCGCCCACCGGCCTCAACTACGACTATACCGAGTTTAGCGGCAAGCCCCACGCCACCAACTGGGCGCCGCCGGCGTTTCGCTACGATTCGTGGCGGGTGCCCATGAACATTGCCATGGACTACGTATGGTTTGGCAAGGACAAAGCCTGGCAGGAGCAGTATGCGCGGCGGTT is a window encoding:
- a CDS encoding alpha-L-arabinofuranosidase C-terminal domain-containing protein, giving the protein MKKFACLLALAAVAALATPAAAQTAAAGKPISPDLFGIFFEDINYAADGGLYAELIQNRSFEYAPGDHEGWNPLTSWEFLREGFATGSLSVETAAPLHADNPHYVQLRVETPFQKGAGLKNVGFDGIPLKAGEKYDFSVWARVKSAAAVPLLVQLRDPKGAVLAETTLSAQAGEWQQFRATLTPRTTEATASLVVLATGKGVVDLDMLSLFPQKTFRNRPNGLRADLAQAIADLHPKFVRFPGGCLAHGDGLDNIYDWKKTVGPLEQRKGQRNIWNYHQTAGLGYFEYFQFCEDIGAKPLPVVAAGVSCQNSGGTWKIGGTGQQCVPIADMEAYTQDVLDLIEYANGPVSSPWGAKRAAAGHPKPFGLTYIGIGNEDKQTPEFRKRFKLLYDAMRRQHPEITIIGTVGPGPKGEDYDLGWAFANQLNVPMVDEHYYETPRWFMTNNQRYDRYDRSKAKVYVGEYASWGNTLYHALAEAAYMTSLERNGDVVQLASYAPLLAKEGHTQWKTDLIYFTNTTIAPSVNYYVQQLFGQNQGDTYHTGVVTLPPGAIADTTVAASCVRDAKSGDIILKLVNTVASPQRFTVDLTRFAGLKTAATQTVFTGPKDATNSFASPRTVVPKAAAYKAAKRFTYTAAPYSLTVIRVRGKG
- a CDS encoding glycosyl hydrolase family 8, whose product is MNARFSFLLRSRISLLLLGLQCAGLGSATAQRAPKPKPAPITQKGAFYTGKYPSLLREAGYSQAAIDQKVAQAYHDVFEGPNKVYFEVSDSMAYVSDVKNHDARTEGMSYGMMVAVQLNKKEVFDRLWRWSKKNLQHQSGPLEGYFAWSFSTTTMKLNSEGPASDGELYFVTSLLFASNRWGNTTGINYYKEARRILDASWKKDGTGGVRNLFNTQHKQITFVPVGDMYNWTDPSYHVPAFLEVWATYAKDGHEQFYRTCADTSRAFLHRACAAPTGLNYDYTEFSGKPHATNWAPPAFRYDSWRVPMNIAMDYVWFGKDKAWQEQYARRFQGFLRGKGLNTFEDQFNVDGSRPEFILPAGDVKKLRHSLGLVATSASASLMRQDQDLAFVHALWNAKLAPYEDGYFDSYYDGLLYLFSLMHLSGKYQAIKPAQP
- a CDS encoding glycoside hydrolase family 97 protein; the encoded protein is MRLSFFFGAFMLAATATQAASPIRINSPDGAVQVTVDVTAQGQPTYAVRYRQAELLRPSHLGLRLASADLTQGLKLTQADKVTAVADDYQLATDKRAACRYRANRRVVHFAGRAGAPTLSVVFQVSNDGVAFQYLIEGKSADVQRITAENTTFHLPAGAKGWLHPHAKAQTGFANTQPSYEENYQRGIAAGTPSTIGQGWSFPALFQTNRHWVMLTEAGMDRTYCGTHLAHESPDAEYAVAFPQPPEKTTPDAALLPESRLPWRTPWRVVVVGNSLAPIVESTLTTDLSAPAKTPVLTDAPGKSSWSWVLMGDQNTTYDVQRRFIDYAATMGWRYCLVDALWDKQIGYDKTQELAQYARSKNVGLLVWYNSNGSWNQAPQTPTNVLFEPESRRKEFARIKQMGVAGVKIDFFGGDGQSFMNYYQDILTDAAQVGLLVNFHGATLPRGWNRTYPNLMTMEAVKGFEFLTFDQRNTDQEATHCATLLFTRNAVGPMDFTPMAFSEIRGKERRTSNAFELALSVLFQSGIQHYAEVPEGMAAQPAYVQDFVKKLPPRWADVKLVDGFPGEYAVLARQAPGGAWYVAGINATDAPKTIQVDLGKLGLKSGTLITDGDTNRSFSTRAVAGNTVSVTLPARGGFVVQP